GCCCCATAAGGTGCGGAAGACCCTCAAAAACCTTCAAACCCTTACCTTTAAGGTCCACAAGCCCCAGGCTCAAATCCTTGGGCAAATTGTATAGAGCCAGGCTTGAAATCATGGTCCGCAAAAGCTCGGTTTTGCCGCATCCAGTGGTTCCGGCCACCAGAATGTGGGTTACATCCGGGCTGGCAATGTTCACAAGGATTGGCGAGCCTTCCTCATCCATCCCCAGGATGGAAGAATAGGGTGGGATGTCCTTCAGGCGCAGGCAGAGGGAGGACAGGGTTAT
This window of the Anaerolineae bacterium genome carries:
- a CDS encoding DNA translocase FtsK, producing MRGNLELQARKIEMVLASHRIRARVRGGTITPRYILFHLSPPLGVKVEKIKALAEEIALFLGAPGCRIYRRNGLLSIEIPRRNPSPITLSSLCLRLKDIPPYSSILGMDEEGSPILVNIASPDVTHILVAGTTGCGKTELLRTMISSLALYNLPKDLSLGLVDLKGKGLKVFEGLPHLMG